The genomic region GAGATTGAGTGGCAAAAACCAGGTTGGTCTGGTTTCTATGTATGTTATGGAACAAAACAGttgatagaaaaagaaaagcatgcatAAAGTGCAAAAGAGTTTGACAACATTGAGGCAGTGAAATGTGGGTGAGATTTGAAACAGTTCTGTGGAAACAATAGAAAATGTGCATCAAATTTCACATACCctgaaagtaaaagcaaaagtattttggtttttggttttgtgtttgttttttttttaataaaataaaaaaacaaaaacaaacaaaaaaaaaaaaacaaaacaaaaaaaaaaaaacaaaccaaaaaaaaccaaccaaaacagcCACCCCATAACCTGGAAATCAAGGGACTCAGTCTTCAGGTACTTTTTCTGGTACATGTTAGTAAGGTCTGGACTCTGAATTTCATATCTTATTTCACTGTGTACCCAAAGCTGTGACTGTTACTAGCTAGAAATTTTTCTGTGCTGACAGACTTCTACCTTTAGTGTGCCTGTTTTGTGCCAGGAgactgacagaaagaaaaaaacttgaCTTGTAGCTAAATCTCAAACATTGTACGATTGACCTTCTTACATACCCTCTTTGTACTCAAATAgatcttttggttttgtttttcttattcccTACTTTGATATGCACGTATATACATGTCTAATGTACGTTCATTAATTTTTTAGAACATTATGTTGATGCAGAAGATGAGCCTGCAGAGTTGTTTGTAGTCACAGTAGAAGAGGAGTCTTTGTTTCAGGCTGCTTATCCTGATGTTGTTGCCCTTTATCAAGTAGGAAAGTCAGAAGttctgaagaagaaacagaaaagtaaggCCAAAAGCTTATTCCTTATGAACTTATGGGTCTTGCCAGAATATaagaagcaaaagcaacaaATGCTTCTCTCACTATTGAGCAATATCATGTTTTGTCAAGATCAGGGCATGATATCTTGAAAGGACTGTGCTTTTGTCTTACCATTTTATGCTTCAGCACTAGGAAATCTGAACTGTGGTTAATATGCCATTTTGAcattccctttttattttttcagacaggaaagacaggccaaaagaaaaggaattgcCAAATGTTTATGATGAAGTTAGCGATCTTCTGTCtcaaatgaatttaaaatctaGATGTGGAATTTTTCCTGTGCAGTATTCTACATCAGATATAAAAACTCCCCCAGATGATCAGATACACCAGAGAAGCACTGAATCAAAAGACCTAGTGTTAGCTGCAGCTTCCTGCATAACAACTGTTCAAATGCCAGCATCAGCAGCTGCTCTTACTCTGACTGCATCACCTTACTTGCTCTTACAGAGTACGCTGGCTGACTCATCTGTATTGCCAGCACAATTTACTGAAAATACAGGGACGTCATCCTCTTCCTCTGTAACAGCTGGTCTACAACTGAGCAGTACTGACTGGGGAGGAGCCTTCTTCAGCACTTCACCAGCCCGTGGGGGTGATATCCATGATCCAGCAGCTGACTTAACTACAGCCATAAAACACTCGCATCCACCGGGTCatgaaacaggaagaaaaagctcaGAGTATTCTGACGATCTACAGTCTGATCAGCATCATTCTGATAGCGCAGATGGTCTGGTTTCAGACGGTGATATGGAACAACTTCAGAAGTGGTCTTTAAGTGAGCGAATACTTAAGAAGAATTCCATTCCATCAAAGCCTAAAGATGTAATGCAACTGGagtctttgaaatattttaaacaaacaaaagaaacattgAATCCTGATAAAGATTATGTCTCTTCCTTATGTCAGTTAAATAAAATAGTGCAGGAAAGTAAAAATGTGCTATCAGAAAACTATGCAAGGGAATCCAGCATATGCATTTATCAAGGTCAGTATAAAAAAGCTGGCAACCTGGCTGAAATGATGCACAAAGACCACAATATAAGCAGTTCAACATCTGTAGCCCTCAGTGGGCAAACAACAGGGGCACTGCATCCTGGGTGCGAAGTGCTTCCAGTGTCTCAAAAGCCAGCAGATGTGGTAACTGGCTGTCACATTAGAAAAGCTTGTACACAAACTACTTGGAAGACTTCTTGTAAAAAGAGCGTGTGTCAGAACAGATGTTCGTCTAGTGAAGACAGTGATGACGGGAACACgaataaaaatctgatttatgAGTGGCAGAAAAGGCAGCTGAACCCTGGTCagtttaaaaaagcttttacaaagaaaagcagtaacattgttactagaaaaaaaacaaacagtgacTCAGCCCTTATAATTAAAGAGACGAAGAAAAAGACCAATTCAAAACAAGCTGGTAATAGTTTCTCATTGCAAGTTTCTTCAAAACCATCCTCTGCAGAGGAAGTTAATTGTTCCCAAAGTCCAGAGCAACCATTTGGTAGCTCAGGTTCTGGTCCCACGCAGGAAGCCAAAAATGCTGTTCTGACTTACGCAGGGACAGACAGTCCCCTCCCCCTGTCTGAAAGACTAAAAGGAAGAATCAAAATCAGTTAGGTTCTCCATAAAATAGATTACAATAACAACTCTGAACCCTCAGCTCTTAGAGTTCTTTCTCAAAGTTTCTGCAGTGTGCTCTATCAATTTTAGGTGGCACAGTTTGATGAATACAGAGTGCTGTGAAATACTGCAATACTGGAGCTAAAGTTTGCAACTAAAATGTTTAGTGCGAGTACCAAATAGCTGATTATAGGCAAGTGCCAGTTATTCTGGACTTGATCGCTCTCTGAACTTGCTACATAATCATCAGGCTGTAGTACACAAGGGAGCAAGGAcgtttatttacaaaataaaaaggggttTTTCCAACCAATTGTGAGGATTTTGTGTACAGCTATTAGTCCTTCTGCTTATAAAAACAGACTTATTAAAATAGTGCCTGCACTGCTGTAGGATATTCTTAATAAGACAAAGTGATACAGCTCTTTCCATCTGAAATTTTCCATTCTGCTCCCCTAACTTAATTTTGCTAGTTTTAAAATGCGTCTTCAAATCCTGGGCTGCTGGTTGTGTTGATTATCTCTGAAGGACCAGATAGAGACACACAGCAGATGTACCTTGCAGGGTAGCTAATTTTAGATCTGCCATGCCCTATAATATACTGTTCTTTGAGTGTGTGCATCTTCCAAAGAATGGAATAAGCCACATAAGGACATTTGGGTTTTGTAGTTGTCATATCTAATATTTAAGGAAATTTGATGGCTGTTTAAGTCAAATATCTGTAGTTtgggtatttattttttttaagaacatatGAAATCCCATCTAACAATTCTATTTATAACAGAATGAAGTTACAGAAAATCAATCTAATTATGATATTGCAGATTCTTTGAATAATATAATGtaaatgtttgctttcaaaGGGGGAATTTGAatacaattacatttttttgaagGTGTTCTTCCTACATCTCTAATATAGAAGCAATCTCTGATCATACATAAAAAAGTTATCTTCAACAGCTTATGGGAAAAATGCCTCCTTGCCTGCATTTACGTGTTCATAACTTTTTCTGTGGACCAACCAGAAGGATGGCTGCTCTTACAAATAGAAATTTGTAACTTTCATGCCTTAATGAAAATGTTGGTTCTTTCTTCCTGAAGGCCGAGGCTTTGAAAGTTAGGAAGCTAAATTCCAGATGTATTTAAGGAAGAAATAGATGGTCTATAGGTAATACAGTCATTTCTGATTTTCCTCTGTGGGCAGATGGAGAAAGTCTCTTTATAGCTGATTTTCCAAATGAGAAATGTATTGTGaaaatgagggagaaaaaaaaaaaaaaaacaaaaaaaaaaaaaaaacaaaaaccctgaaTACTGGAAATGTACTTTCAGTTTTGAAGATGGTCGGTCTCTCTTCCAGAGACTTCTAACCACCCAGCCACTGTGAGAGGGTAGCTAGAAGAATAGAGTTGCTAAGGAGTATAAGAGTAGCAGTCACCTGGGTACTGTAAATGGAGAGATTCCTTATGCAGTGGTCAGTAGTGGAGAGATCAGGCCattttttgtggaaaaacaCCGTTATTGGTtatgtatgatttttttttccttgctgctgaCTTTGAATACCGAAAGTTGGAATTGATAGTTTGaattttcagtaataaaaatgcCAACATGATGTGAATGGCCTCACTTTTGTTCCTTCCCACTGTATGAGAATGCACTTTGGGTGAATTTTTATGATCCCTCCACACAGTGTGTGACTTTCTGTGttttagggttttgttttgaactGGGGGACAAGAGCGGTTTTTggaaggttttttgtttgttttcaaaatctaGCTGGGATGACTGCTTTAATGGATGACTTGCTGAAAATACTGTATCAGAATTACAAGTTCCTGTTTTGCTGATGATGGAAACCAGTAATGAGATATAAGACATTAagaactgcagaaggaaaaaaagagactatGGTGCTGATACCGCTACAAATTAATCTGGTTTCATAAGTTCAAgcataaaaagcagaaaagtttcagtgttttcattttcaatgtGTCTCAGTCCTGTGCAGGTTTTCTGCCACTGCTTTAGAAGCAGCAATAGAGGTGAAAACAGCTGTAGGGATGCCCTCTCTCGTTTAGGGTGTGGCTGCTCATTgcagcaaataaacaaaagaacagTCATCGTTGGGGTTAGCTGTTGCTTGAATTAAACTTGTGATTTGTTATGGAAGGGAAATTACAGTTCTTAAAGTGTTCTGATCTCTCACCTTTCTGTAATTTGCTCAATCTAAGAAATAGGGATGGTTTTTCTTTGGAACTTTTTCACCATGCCAAAGCTGACTGCTTTGCAACCTCTCACACTTGTGAGGATGATTAAATAAATTGAGTGGGTGTAACTAGTAACTTTCTTCTGTAGGAAATATTCCTACAAGACTATGTTAAACTGGCTGTAAGTGTAAATGAATGTGATGCATCAGCCTGATGACCCTGAATCTATTTTCATTTGTCATCTGTCTTGGTCAGCCCAAACAGGCTTTATCAGGGTGCTTTGTCTAAACTAATAAAACCGTACCTGCTCTGGAGGTGGGGCAAATGAAGGATGCATCGCTCTTCAGGTACTTTTCTGCAAGTTTTCCTGTAGCACTACCATCCCGGCCTGAGTGCTTTACCTGGTCTGTCACTCCTGGTGTCAGCATCCCTGCAGCTTGAATGATTCCTGCAGAGATAGAGCAGAACCATAGGTTTTGTCTCAGCAGTATAAATATCATCATTTCTACTTATAAACAGTATTAAACGTCTACTTAGATGTAGCAAATTTATTTAGGGTAGCTtaacaaaaggaaacatttatttgGCATTTCTCGTGATTGTAACTCACTATTTCAGGTCCACAGGGAAACaaccagaacagaaaatgaataCTGTTTTTATATGGACTATATACACAGAGAGCTACAAAAGttataatgtaaaaaataaaaccaaacaccccTCAGTTTCTATATATCCCACCATTAAGCTACACATGCACTTActtttttcactggaaaatacTACTGAGAGAGTTAGCAATGTGTGTGAACGTGcttaacaaaaggaaaaattcattttcattgcatttaCGAATTTCTATGTTAGTGGTAGGATTGATGAACTCGATAAATCTTTTTTGCTAGTTAGGAGAGACATTCCCTTATTTGAGAAGGGGATTATTTGACTTCGAGGCTTTGTGCAGGCTCGGCTCTGTGCTCATATGTCAGGAAAGATACTTGGAAGTATAGTGGTGAAAGAGACGAATGGCAGCTGTTACTTGAGACAAGATAAAGTCTTTTCATGTCTAAAAAGGTGCCAAACCCTGCCCTGTTATATCGGCAGATAAAAGGAGGCTGCGGTTAGAATATTATTGAGAGTTGTTATAAACCGAAGTGCTGCTGGCAAAACAGTAAACCCAGCGCTAGATTTAGCgctttttccttcaggaaacaaaacactttaactgtttcaagaaaacaaaattacaatgGGTGACAGAACCACTCTGCACTGTTCTCTTGCTCACGTATCCAGCATGGTAGCTACTCTCAGTACTGAATTTAACTTAATAAGATTAATTACATATGAAACTTTTAAAGTTTGTTAAACCCAAGGCTCCTCTCCACCTCCCACCGCAATTTCCCTTGACAGAGTTGTAGAGATTTTTGTCACTGCAAAGATGGAGCACAGCTGGGAAAAGGGACATACCTTTGAAAATTTCGCTCCATGAAAACAGCTACTGATACTAAAATGGATATTTAAAGTGAAGTAGCTGCCTGACTGAAATGcaatgaaggaaaagaagttaACCAGGGCTATTTTTCAATGCCAAGATAGCGTAGAAGTAGCTGTACATTAgcatttatgttattttaatattttaaaatgtaatttgctCTGCTCAAGCACCTCCCCAGCCAAGCTCGAAGCTGAGATAGTTGTCCTACCAAACGTTCTTGACAAGGGCTGGATCTGTGGTGGGCTGTGGGTGTGTTCTTCAGGACATGGTGGGAGGAACTGTGAGCGTGGTCTGCTTTGAATAAATTTGTGGGCAAGCTTACTAGATGAACCGTTACGtgctgccttcttcctccatCGGAACATCCCAGTGCTGCCCTGGTGGTGACACCGCATAACAAATAACAGACAGACAAGATAGCCCAGACCCTAGAAACTGTCCACATCTTATCTGTTGCAAAAACATGACATTTGTGGCCTTGTTTCAGGTTGAATTCAGGTCTGTCTTCCAGTCCAACGTGAATGCCAGGTCTCAGAGCAGCTTTGGCCTTTAAGCCTCGCTGTCGCTCAGCCCACTGCCGTGTGTTGTAGGCATTTTCTCTGAATCTTTTGCACTGGTGAGCTAAATTTGCTGCTTGATCTGCAGCTGGGTGGAAAAGAGCTCTGTGCTCAGGCTCAGATTCTACAAAGCCTGGAGTTTAATGGAACAAAGGGCTTCAGGAGTTACAGCCATGTGCATTCCTGCTGTACGGGGGCTTTATAAGACTTTGCATCCAGACTGACATGTTGCTACTTTTTTAATTATCGAATGGCCCGTTTACCAAACAAGACCTGCCAGTTAGAAATGTGGGAGATGGTCTATTTTCTTCCAGTCGGTTACAGGGCTGATGTCTCAGTATGACCTAGGAAGACACTGCTGAGAAGGACAGCATCTTTCATGAGATGCTGCTGAAGGAATGGACAATTAGCAGTTCATAGATGGCTGTATGGCACTGGGCCAGTTTTATTAATCACATTTTACTATGCCTAAATTGCTTTTGTGGTTTAATTGTGGGTACTACTTCTCTCTGGAAAGCTTGCGTAGCAGTACAGGCTGCCAGTCTCTTACATGCATTTGAGTTGatagaacaggctgcccagagaggtggtggagtctccatccctggaggtgtttaaaagacacatagacatggcacttcagggcatggtttaggagacatggcagtgttgggctgatggttggacttgatcctagaggtcttttccacccttaatgattctatgattctaaatatGAAAGTTTTCCAAGAGTGGGCAACCAGAACTATTGCTTAGTAGACTTAATCAGGCCTCTCTTATTTTGTTGGATAGATGAAAAAGGCTTTTCATAGAAGTTCTTAATAACTAGAAAATTTCAGCtggaaagtaaaacaaaaaaaaaacccaccctggtTCAGTGCCTTGGTTGTGTTCTTGGCCTGGATGGGTTCAAATCATCTCTCTTCTGGGAGAGTAGCCATACCACCTTGTTATGGGCATGGGCCCTTATGGAAAGAGGTCTCGTCTGTGCCATgtgccttccttccctttctccttcatgGATATTTTTTAACAACTGGCCAATTTCAACCAAATTTGATGGTTTCAGGGCTATATTTTTTTGATAATCAATTGctcagggaagggagaaaggctTTTTATGCCTCtctaagggaaaaaacccagcagtgGCTCTGATGACAGCCAGCTGGCTGGTCAGCTCAGACGTACTCCCCTAAGTTGTGACACGGGCTGTCTGTTGGCTATCAGGCAGATCAAAAAAGAGGGAGGATGCCTGGGGGTACATGAGGATGTAAAGGTAGTTTTGCCATGATGGGTTATCAAAGACCTGAGGAGGGTGCTACTGGTATTATGGAGAAGCTGAGGAGATAGAGCAGAGGAACAGGAGATAGTACAGTGGGGTGTGTAGGGCATGTATTAATCCTGAATTCCCAAGCACTTGTGTTACAAGTTTTGGAATAACCTCCTGGGAGAGCCCAAGGCATGCAgttcagcagctctgcctttgtaTGAACCTGTGCCAAACTGCTGTCCTCCCCATGTCCGGCTCCTACCATAGTTTTTAGTAAGACAAGCACAGCCCAACATCtacttctgcttctctcttaccttttttaactgaaaatagtAGATTTTACAGCATGGTTTCAGATACTGGTTTCTGTTctctatgtatttattttgaacatCATGATTTGAGATTTGTAGGTGTTCTTGCCACCAGGTCCAAAGGACGGTGCTGGGATTGCCCGCACGCATCTCCAAGCACAAACGCATCTTTCTTCTGGGGTCTGCTGATACGCCGTTATCAGATGTCACTGTTTTCTGGGCTTTTCTTAGTTTACCTTTCTAAAAATCCCAAATCGTACTGCTTGCAGATTGCTTAGAATATTCAAGGTAGATATTTGGGAAAAATTGTAGCCTCATGATTTTTGTCAGTCGTTTctaaagaaatactgttttcagttgAGGGTATGTTTATATTTCCCCAAGTGTTGCTGTCAGTTGATAACTGTTATGGTTGTTAGTACGCTAATTGTAAAAACTCATAGAACATGttattctgtttttccattttttgaaTATTCTTTTTGGCAATATGATAAGAAAACACTATGATAACCACATGGTTAAGAGATTCTGAGACATAATGtagaaagaaagcaggatttgcAATGACATTTGCTATTTtgttttggctggttttttttttttcagctacaaaGGCCaagtttgtatttaaaaacaaacaaacaaacaaaaacaaaacaaaaaaaaccccgcaCCAAACCCAAATCCTTATCCAGCACCATCCATGTTGCAATCTCTGGTGTTAGTGATTTGGAAGGTGGGCTGCAGGGTATCCCGTAACAGTTAACTGATTTTTGTATAGCAGCCTAGCAGgttcataaataatttttaaaaagccactaGTCCTTTGCTTATTCTGTTATCCCTAGCCCACCACTGAGGTCTTAAAGAGAGGACATTCCTCTCCCCACACTGACAAATCTGAAGATATAACTGTGTAAAACGGGCATGTGGCTCTGGCACTGAAAGTGTTTGAATTTGTACAGAGAACTGAAAAATTCCTTCAAGAAAATTACATTCCTTCCAATAATAGTGGTGTGTATCTTGCAACAACTTCTTTGTGACAGAGTATTCGTCTTGTAAGATACCAGCaacttaagttttttttttcctttttctttcttaaaaaaacccaaacattttgtGCTGGGAGGCCATGAATTCAAGATACATTTAAAATGGCTATCAACAATCATAAACATCTTCCAACTGCCAGGCCACTCTCACCACAGAAGCCCAAGACTTGGAACTCCTGTGTCATGATAGTGAACAGCGAAAAGCTTTCAGAGCTGCAGGCTCCTCGTGGTGTGACATCCATGTAGGCATCTGCATAACCTTGTGTAGCCTTCTTGTATGAACTCATATAACCCTGTTACTTGCCCCTGGGGAAAAGACCCTAGTTTGTATATTGTGTCTAACTGATGATATAATTCAGACTATAGCCCAAGTAGGTGACCTCGGAGGAGCGAGTGTTTCAAAGGGACAATATATCAAAACTTTGACCAACAGAAGAGCCAGTGAGGCACAAAGTGCCCCCGGTGCAGATGAAAGTTACCAGctctggtgtttgaggagtCTCACCAGACCAAGCCAAGGACACCTTCTGAAGATGCTTGCTGAGCTCAGGGACCTCAGCCAGCTCCCCTCAGACAACCCTTTGTCCATCCCAAGTGAGAGCTTTCTGATCAAGGTGTACCCTCTTTCAAAGATCCTAATCAAGCTCACTTAAGAAAACCTCTGCAGCTGTTTGTTTAACAAAACAGTGCTAGGATTTCCACTGATTTATAAGGATTCGGTATagtgcaatatttttttataactcTTGCTCTTCTAGTCAGTTAAATCCATCAAATATTCTATTACATCACTAAAACTATCTCTAAAAGAACCCAGACATAGTACTGTGTAGGAAAGTAATTATGTTTTCAGAATAGTGACAGCCTAAAATGAGTATGGAATCTACCTGGAGAATATATATAGTTTGGGAAGTGCACATTAAAAAGTCCCCTAAATGTAATTGAAGCTCAGAAGCCAGTTGATGATTGTTAGTACAGAAACCACAATAGCTCATAGTTTGGCAAAAAGAGTGGCTTATTGTAAGGACTCGCTTAATAGCCTGTTGTCACAGCTCTCGGTATAATTTTAATAACGAGATTGTATGATCACGTATTTTATTTATGGATTATTTGAAGAATTTGTTATGCAGATGTTCTGATTAGTGGGCTATTGGACCATTAGCCAAATAAATCTAAAGGTAATAAAACTCACAGGAAGATAaatggctttctttttcttgttcttttcagCCAATTCAGGCTAATTTAAGCCTTTCACAGAATGGTGATAATGAAGGATTTGTTCTCAGCAGAGTTATGGCAGGTGATTTGCATTTGAAAGTTTGACACATTTATAGGCCTTTGATCTTTTCCCCCCAGTGCTTGTGCCCCTGGCCAGACACCTACATGCACATTTTACCAGGTGGAAGATGTAGGCGCAAAAGTCGGCTAAGAGTCACCCTGAAGATGTACACTAGAAAAAATAGTTCTATAACTTGTGtccagaaaatattctgttgcTGAATTTCAGTGGCATTTATATAATGCAAGACAAAATATGTTTGAACGTCTTTTATTGGAGTTTCTTTTAAGCTAGAAAAAGTCGTCGTGGAAGATTTTAAATGAACAGGGAGTCTGATGTAAAGCCCACCGAGCCATAAAGATTGGCTCCTTCTGTAggtttgaatttatttttgaaatgcaacGTCTCACTGTAGGACAACTCAAGAATTTTGGCACCAAGCAAACTCGAGAAAACTGTGACAGCCATGGAGCCAtttcttaattattatttaaatttttgattttttttttttaaattaactctCTGGGCAGGAGAGCTATCTTTGGGCTGGAAGAGgaagccttgaaaaaaaaaatcagggcaTTACTGGCACCATGAGTGTATGTGAGCAAAATCAAGTGTGTAACTTAACTTAATATATATAATGGATGTTCTTAATGTTTACTATTTGACCCAAAAATAAGTAGGGAGTCACAAGCTTCAGGAGGAGCATACCTGAATATTTGAAACAGAACTAGTGTATCCCTCATGATTGTCTAAAATTTAACATAATCAGCTGATTTCTCTGCTGGATCATACTGGTTAATTCCAGGTCTGTGAGCCAGGGGCTCATCTCATTCTCATCTCAGAATTGATTCCTAAGGTGGGCTGGGTTTGTTAATTCAAAATTGCCTGCATGAAATTCCTTCCTGTGCCATGGGCAAATG from Phalacrocorax carbo chromosome 3, bPhaCar2.1, whole genome shotgun sequence harbors:
- the GEN1 gene encoding flap endonuclease GEN homolog 1, with translation MGVTNLWQILEPVRQPVNLSSLKGKTLAVDLSLWVCEAQTVKKMIGVVTKPHLRNLFFRFAFLTSMGIKLVFVMEGEAPKLKADTMSKRNEMRYGSSKKVGTARTGRSLFKAILKECLDLLDCLGVPWVQAAGEAEAMCAYLNAKGHVDGCITNDGDVFLYGAQTVYRNFAMNAKDPLLDCYTMSSIKEKLGCDRESLIGLAVLLGCDYLPKGIPGVGKEQALKLIEALRGQNLLQRFEQWKEQFQYDSNPPLVVKRVIHCSECHHPGSYKEHEHSGCKFCESTRYCKPNDSKHGCPCEWHHLERKKQASAVEDSIRKKANSCEGFPFSEVIQEFLVNKNKLIKIKECQRPNLLSFQIFASEKMEWTKHYACKKLLALLTHYDMVQRKSGYIDAKQLQATRIIKTRVKNGIPCFEIEWQKPEHYVDAEDEPAELFVVTVEEESLFQAAYPDVVALYQVGKSEVLKKKQKNRKDRPKEKELPNVYDEVSDLLSQMNLKSRCGIFPVQYSTSDIKTPPDDQIHQRSTESKDLVLAAASCITTVQMPASAAALTLTASPYLLLQSTLADSSVLPAQFTENTGTSSSSSVTAGLQLSSTDWGGAFFSTSPARGGDIHDPAADLTTAIKHSHPPGHETGRKSSEYSDDLQSDQHHSDSADGLVSDGDMEQLQKWSLSERILKKNSIPSKPKDVMQLESLKYFKQTKETLNPDKDYVSSLCQLNKIVQESKNVLSENYARESSICIYQGQYKKAGNLAEMMHKDHNISSSTSVALSGQTTGALHPGCEVLPVSQKPADVVTGCHIRKACTQTTWKTSCKKSVCQNRCSSSEDSDDGNTNKNLIYEWQKRQLNPGQFKKAFTKKSSNIVTRKKTNSDSALIIKETKKKTNSKQAGNSFSLQVSSKPSSAEEVNCSQSPEQPFGSSGSGPTQEAKNAVLTYAGTDSPLPLSERLKGRIKIS